From a region of the Zingiber officinale cultivar Zhangliang chromosome 4B, Zo_v1.1, whole genome shotgun sequence genome:
- the LOC121976816 gene encoding probable leucine-rich repeat receptor-like protein kinase At1g35710 yields MASSSSSSSSFSLIAFFLLLLLPECRCRTVKRDVKALNEIKASLGWRVVYAWVGDDPCGDGALPPWSGVTCSRQGDYRVVTELEVYAVSIVGPFPLAVTNLLDLTKLDLHNNKLTGPIPPQIGRLKRLKILNLRWNKLQDVIPSEIGELKRLTHLYLSFNNFKGEIPVELANLSELRYLYLHDNRLSGKVPPELGNLKNLRHLDVSDNHLSGTIRDIIHNGEGFPALRNLYLNNNQLTGELPDQISNLTNLEILYVSYNKMSGQVTPKIVEIPRLTYLYLDHNAFTGKLPDGLYKHPFLKELYIEDNQFKPGTKQKGTHKTIELSDTEFLF; encoded by the exons ATGGCAAGTTCGTCGTCCTCCTCCTCGAGCTTTTCGCTGATCGCTTTCTTCCTACTCCTCCTCCTGCCGGAATGCCGCTGTAGAACGGTGAAGAGAGATG TGAAAGCATTGAATGAGATCAAGGCATCACTTGGATGGAGAGTAGTCTATGCATGGGTGGGAGATGATCCTTGCGGAGATGGTGCTCTCCCCCCATGGTCTGGAGTTACATGTTCTCGACAAGGAGATTACAGGGTCGTGACTGAATT GGAAGTTTATGCAGTCTCAATAGTTGGTCCTTTTCCCTTGGCAGTTACAAATCTTTTGGATTTGACAAAACT GGACCTTCATAACAACAAATTGACTGGGCCGATCCCTCCTCAGATTGGCCGATTGAAACGTCTAAAAATACT GAACTTGAGATGGAATAAGCTGCAAGATGTCATTCCCTCTGAAATTGGTGAATTGAAGAGACTGACACACTT GTATCTGAGTTTCAACAATTTTAAAGGGGAAATCCCTGTGGAGCTTGCAAATCTATCAGAACTTCGCTATCTCTATCTCCATGACAACCGACTCTCAGGAAAAGTTCCTCCAGAGCTGGGAAATCTCAAGAACTTACGCCATCT GGATGTTAGTGACAACCACCTGTCTGGAACTATAAGGGATATAATCCATAATGGTGAGGGTTTCCCTGCTCTCCGCAACTT GTACCTCAATAATAACCAATTGACTGGAGAGTTACCtgatcaaatttcaaatttgaccAACCTGGAAATATT ATACGTATCATACAACAAAATGAGTGGGCAGGTGACTCCCAAAATCGTCGAAATTCCTAGATTAACCTACTT GTACCTGGATCATAATGCGTTTACGGGTAAGCTACCAGATGGATTATACAAGCATCCGTTCTTGAAAGAACT GTATATTGAGGATAATCAATTCAAGCCTGGTACGAAGCAAAAGGGAACACACAAGACGATCGAACTGTCAGACACAGAATTTCTGTTTTAG
- the LOC121976817 gene encoding probable protein phosphatase 2C 78, whose amino-acid sequence MRPRCCWRPFRCCFGWRRGGRQGGDGLLWHTDLKPHASGDFSIAVVQANDSLEDQGQVLASPSATYFGVFDGHGGPEASRFVNRRLFSHLDKFASEEGGLSVEVIQKAFSATEEEFLQLVKSSWSSRPKIASVGSCCLVGAITSDVLYVANLGDSRAVLGKRGADGRSVVAERLSRDHNVAEEDVRKELAQLHPDDSRLLLCNRGVWRIKGIIQVSRSIGDAYLKKPDFSKDPLFQQFASPIPLKRPVMSSEPSIKMRQLDQQDLFLIFASDGLWEQLTDQAAVDIVLKNPRSGIAKRLVKAALTEAAKKKEMKYDDLKNLEKGTRRRFHDDITVIVIYLDGFKGETSGVMGSVFDCTNAPVDICSLKDV is encoded by the exons ATGCGACCGCGCTGCTGCTGGCGCCCTTTTCGGTGCTGCTTCGGATGGCGCCGCGGCGGCCGCCAAGGCGGCGACGGCCTCCTCTGGCACACGGACCTCAAACCCCACGCCTCCGGCGATTTCTCCATCGCCGTCGTCCAGGCCAACGACTCCCTCGAGGACCAGGGGCAGGTCCTCGCCTCTCCCTCCGCCACGTACTTTGGCGTCTTCGACGGCCACGGCGGCCCCGAGGCGTCCCGCTTCGTCAACCGCCGCCTATTCTCCCACCTCGACA AGTTTGCGTCGGAGGAAGGAGGCCTCTCCGTCGAGGTGATTCAGAAGGCATTCAGTGCCACCGAAGAAGAGTTCCTCCAGCTGGTGAAGAGCTCGTGGTCGTCTCGGCCGAAGATCGCGTCCGTGGGCTCGTGCTGCCTCGTCGGGGCCATCACCAGCGACGTGCTCTACGTGGCGAACCTGGGGGACTCTCGAGCGGTGCTCGGCAAGCGGGGTGCTGACGGGAGGTCTGTGGTCGCGGAGAGGCTGTCGAGGGACCACAACGTCGCGGAGGAGGACGTCAGGAAGGAGCTCGCTCAGCTCCACCCCGACGACTCCCGCTTACTGCTGTGCAATCGAGGCGTCTGGCGGATCAAAGGCATAATTCAG GTGTCGAGGTCGATCGGCGACGCCTACTTGAAGAAACCCGACTTCTCCAAGGACCCCTTGTTCCAGCAGTTTGCCTCCCCCATTCCTCTCAAGCGGCCTGTGATGAGCTCGGAGCCTTCGATCAAGATGCGCCAGCTCGATCAACAAGACCTCTTTCTGATATTTGCCTCCGATGGCCTATGGGAGCAACTCACCGATCAGGCTGCGGTCGATATCGTCTTGAAGAACCCCAGATCA GGAATCGCAAAGCGACTGGTCAAAGCTGCCCTCACTGAAGCTGCAAAGAAGAAGGAAATGAAGTACGATGACTTGAAGAATCTAGAGAAGGGGACGAGGCGGCGCTTCCACGATGACATAACGGTGATCGTCATCTACCTGGACGGATTCAAGGGGGAGACTTCCGGTGTCATGGGAAGTGTCTTTGACTGCACCAATGCACCTGTGGATATTTGCTCTCTCAAAGACGTCTAG